One Fontisphaera persica DNA window includes the following coding sequences:
- the nuoK gene encoding NADH-quinone oxidoreductase subunit NuoK, translated as MSVGLEHYLTVSVLLFGLGLLGVILRRSLILMYMSLELMLNAANLALVAFSRYNNHVDGQVMVFFIITVAAAEVAVGLALLVALYRRAQTTHADDLTSMKL; from the coding sequence ATGAGCGTGGGCCTCGAGCATTATCTGACGGTGAGTGTGCTCCTGTTTGGTCTGGGATTGCTGGGAGTCATTTTGCGGCGAAGCCTTATCCTGATGTACATGTCATTGGAGTTGATGCTTAATGCCGCCAATTTGGCCTTGGTGGCCTTTTCCCGTTATAACAACCACGTGGACGGCCAGGTCATGGTCTTTTTCATCATCACCGTGGCGGCGGCAGAGGTGGCGGTGGGGCTGGCGCTGTTGGTGGCCTTATACCGCCGGGCGCAGACGACGCATGCAGACGATTTGACTTCGATGAAACTTTAA
- a CDS encoding NuoI/complex I 23 kDa subunit family protein gives MIVPRKKLTFWERLFLPAFWAGFKVTWRHFVNTLFRRRNAAVVTAGGYYPEVPWTVKEGYRGAPYLVKDQEGRTKCVSCQLCEFVCPPKAIKITPPGPEVDPTTGNVEKRPKEFEINMLRCIFCGFCQEVCPEEAIFLMKDYSLNGQSREEMIYNMEKLLALGGVHQDPIMKWKKKALEAQKQEVFNPERKE, from the coding sequence GTGATAGTGCCGCGTAAAAAACTGACGTTTTGGGAACGCTTGTTCCTGCCGGCTTTTTGGGCCGGTTTCAAGGTCACCTGGCGGCATTTTGTGAACACGCTGTTCCGGCGTCGCAATGCGGCAGTGGTCACGGCCGGAGGGTATTATCCGGAAGTGCCGTGGACAGTGAAGGAGGGTTACCGGGGGGCGCCGTATCTGGTGAAGGACCAGGAGGGCAGGACCAAATGTGTGTCCTGCCAGCTTTGTGAGTTTGTATGCCCTCCCAAGGCCATCAAAATCACCCCGCCCGGGCCGGAAGTGGACCCCACCACCGGCAACGTGGAAAAACGCCCCAAGGAATTTGAAATTAACATGCTCCGCTGCATCTTCTGCGGTTTTTGCCAGGAGGTGTGCCCGGAGGAGGCCATTTTCCTGATGAAGGATTATTCGCTCAATGGGCAGAGCCGGGAGGAGATGATTTACAACATGGAGAAACTGCTCGCGTTGGGCGGGGTGCATCAGGACCCCATCATGAAGTGGAAAAAGAAAGCGCTCGAAGCCCAGAAGCAGGAAGTGTTTAATCCGGAGCGCAAGGAATGA
- a CDS encoding NADH-quinone oxidoreductase subunit J: MTDVLFYIFAALALASAFLVVANPFSRNPVTSAMFLVLTIVSLAGLFVLLHAYFLAAIQILVYAGAVMVLFLFVIMLLDLKEEEKQRLRHTALLAGLVAVGGLAFIVLQTVWLASPGQGAQPLLEGETPVLGRALFNAQGNSPGFLLPFELVGLLLLVAMIGAMVLSKKEVK; this comes from the coding sequence ATGACTGACGTGTTGTTTTACATATTTGCCGCGCTGGCGTTGGCTTCCGCCTTTTTGGTGGTGGCCAATCCGTTCAGCCGGAATCCGGTGACCAGCGCCATGTTCTTGGTGTTGACGATTGTGTCGCTGGCCGGACTGTTTGTCCTGTTGCATGCCTATTTTTTGGCAGCCATTCAAATTCTGGTGTATGCCGGGGCGGTGATGGTGCTGTTTTTATTTGTCATCATGCTGCTGGATTTGAAGGAGGAGGAAAAACAACGGTTGCGCCACACCGCCTTGCTGGCCGGCCTGGTGGCGGTGGGGGGGCTGGCGTTTATTGTTTTGCAAACAGTATGGCTAGCTTCTCCAGGGCAGGGGGCCCAACCGTTACTCGAGGGGGAAACACCCGTGCTGGGGCGCGCCCTGTTCAACGCGCAGGGCAACAGCCCCGGCTTTTTATTGCCCTTTGAACTGGTGGGGCTTTTGCTGCTGGTGGCCATGATTGGGGCCATGGTGCTCAGCAAAAAGGAGGTCAAATGA
- a CDS encoding complex I subunit 1/NuoH family protein — protein MDWFNNLTAGQQFALFSAVKILGVFAVLMFMVAYVVLLERRLCAAIQDRVGPNRAGPGGIWQPIADAVKSFLKEDFMPAHVRRVWYWLAPAAVMIPGLVTVAVIPFGSQIGQQKMVIADLNVGILYTFGIVSLGVYGIVLAGYAANSKYPFLGGIRSSAQMISYEIAMGLSVIPVLMLAGDLNLSRLVAAQTGWLASWLPLPNWMVFQSPMTALAFLIFLAAAFAETNRLPFDLPEAEQELAGGYNVEYSSIKFALFFMGEYANMIAASAMMVTLFFGGWTLPWFGLDQPAQTVGMGILHILIFLAKVAVFMVFFIWVRWMLPRFRYDQLMDLGWRRFVPLGLANILAMALWLWWRAGA, from the coding sequence ATGGACTGGTTTAACAATTTAACCGCCGGACAGCAATTCGCGCTCTTCAGCGCGGTAAAAATCCTTGGGGTGTTTGCCGTGCTGATGTTCATGGTGGCATATGTGGTGCTGCTGGAGCGGCGGTTATGCGCGGCCATTCAGGACCGAGTGGGTCCCAACCGGGCGGGGCCCGGGGGAATCTGGCAGCCCATCGCCGACGCGGTGAAGTCGTTTCTGAAGGAGGATTTCATGCCGGCCCATGTGCGCCGGGTGTGGTACTGGCTGGCGCCAGCCGCCGTCATGATACCTGGTTTGGTGACAGTGGCGGTCATTCCTTTTGGTTCGCAAATTGGCCAGCAAAAGATGGTCATCGCAGATTTGAACGTGGGCATCCTTTACACCTTCGGCATCGTTTCCCTGGGGGTGTATGGGATTGTGCTGGCGGGCTATGCGGCCAATTCCAAGTATCCTTTTTTGGGCGGCATTCGTTCAAGCGCTCAAATGATTTCCTATGAAATTGCCATGGGATTATCCGTAATCCCGGTGCTGATGCTGGCGGGCGATTTGAATCTAAGCCGGCTCGTCGCGGCGCAAACCGGATGGCTGGCGAGCTGGCTGCCGCTGCCCAACTGGATGGTGTTTCAAAGTCCCATGACCGCCCTGGCGTTCCTGATCTTCCTGGCGGCCGCTTTTGCGGAGACTAACCGGCTGCCGTTTGACCTGCCCGAGGCGGAACAGGAGCTGGCGGGGGGATACAACGTGGAATACAGCTCCATCAAGTTTGCCCTGTTTTTCATGGGCGAGTATGCCAACATGATTGCCGCCTCGGCGATGATGGTGACGCTGTTTTTCGGGGGATGGACGCTGCCGTGGTTTGGATTGGATCAACCGGCGCAGACGGTGGGCATGGGCATCCTGCACATCCTGATATTTCTAGCCAAAGTGGCGGTGTTCATGGTCTTTTTCATCTGGGTACGCTGGATGCTGCCGCGGTTTCGCTATGACCAACTGATGGATTTGGGCTGGCGGCGTTTTGTGCCGCTGGGATTGGCCAATATTTTAGCCATGGCCCTCTGGCTTTGGTGGCGGGCGGGGGCGTAG